The Vicia villosa cultivar HV-30 ecotype Madison, WI linkage group LG1, Vvil1.0, whole genome shotgun sequence genome includes a region encoding these proteins:
- the LOC131638049 gene encoding probable enoyl-CoA hydratase 2, mitochondrial: MCAFRVLTKLLNTTSYVKTSKPYQHHTLRNLILESPPSQFVKLHRLSDEDSGIIEVRLDRPDAKNAIGKEMLRGLRNVLELINQNSDANVAMIRSSVAGVFCAGADLKERRAMNQSEVKYFVNSLRSTLSFLEEIRVPTIAVIEGVALGGGLEMALACDIRICGANAMMGLPETGLAIIPGAGGTQRLPRLVGKAIAKDIIFTGRKINGIEALSMGLVNYCVAAGEAHSKALEIARVINQKGPVAIRMAKKAINEGVETDLASALVLEEDCYDQVLNTKDRLEGLAAFAEKRKPRYTGE, from the exons ATGTGCGCTTTCAGAGTATTGACGAAGTTATTGAACACCACCTCTTACGTGAAAACTTCGAAACCCTATCAGCATCACACTCTCAGAAATCTTATTTTGGAGTCTCCACCTTCTCAATTCGTCAAGCTTCACAGACTCTCTGACGAAGATTCTG GGATTATTGAGGTTAGGTTGGATAGGCCTGACGCTAAGAATGCTATTGGGAAAGAGATGCTGCGTGGTTTAAGAAATGTGTTAGAATTGATTAATCAGAACTCTGATGCTAATGTTGCTATGATCCGCAGTTCAGTTGCTGGTGTATTTTGTGCAGGGGCTGATTTAAAG GAGCGCAGAGCCATGAATCAATCAGAGGTTAAGTATTTTGTGAATTCTCTTCGTTCCACATTGTCATTTCTAGAG GAGATTCGTGTACCAACTATTGCTGTTATTGAAGGAGTAGCTCTTGGTGGTGGACTTGAAATGGCTTTGGCATGTGATATTCGAATATGTG GAGCAAATGCTATGATGGGTTTGCCAGAGACAGGACTTGCTATAATCCCTGG TGCAGGTGGAACACAGCGACTACCTAGATTGGTTGGAAAAGCAATAGCAAAGGATATTAtttttactggtcgaaagatTAATGGCATCGAGGCGCTATCCATGG GTCTTGTCAATTACTGTGTTGCTGCTGGGGAAGCTCATTCCAAAGCACTTGAAATTGCTCGGGTTATCAATCAAAAG GGCCCTGTAGCAATAAGGATGGCTAAAAAAGCTATTAATGAGGGTGTGGAAACTGATCTAGCATCGGCGTTGGTTTTGGAAGAAGATTGCTATGATCAAGTGTTGAATACCAAAGATCGACTGGAAGGCTTGGCTGCATTTGCTGAAAAGCGGAAACCAAGGTACACTGGTGAGTGA